Within Microbacterium proteolyticum, the genomic segment GCCGTCGCGGCGACCGCGTCGAACGCGGCGGTCTGGGGGGCGGTGGCATCCGGATCCACGGTGTCGGGGACGGAGAGATCGGCCTCGAACCGGGTCGTCGAGTGGAAGAGCCCGGGCTGCCGGGTGGTCTGGTTCGCACCGACGCCGCGCAGCTCCGGGGGGCGGTCTGCGGTGAGGAGCAGCAGCGGAACGCCGGAGTGGTGGGCCTCCAGGGCGGCGGGCAGCAGGTTCGCGACCGCCGTGCCGGACGTGCAGATCACGGCGGCCGGCATCCCGGTCTCGCGCCCGATACCCAGGGCCGTGAACCCCGCGACGCGTTCGTCGATGCGCACGTGCAGGCGCACGAGTCCCGCGCGCTCCAGGTCGGCCGCCACGAGGGCCAGGGCCTGCGACCTCGACCCGGGGCTCACGACCAGGTGCCGCACGCCGCGGGCGACGAGCCCGGCCAGCAGCGCCGCAGCCGCGTCCGTCGAGGGCGCCGCGGCGCCCGTTTCCCCCTGTGCCACGGTCAGCTGACGGCGCCGCGCTGACCGCGGGTGTCGTCGTCGCCCGGCTTCCCGCCGGGGTCGTCGCCGTCCGGCTTCGGCGCGGGTCGGCTGTCGCGCGGATCCTCGCCCTCGGAGTCGAGCTGAGCGAGCTCCTCCTCGAGGCGGCGGATGCGCTCGTCCTGGTCGGCGCGCGCACGGGCCGAGAGTCCGCCGAGGAACTCGGGGTCGTCGTCCGGAGCACGTCGGAGCACCGGGCCACCGGCGCGACCGCGGCCGATCACGAACCACAGGATGCCACCGAGCACCGGCAGCAGGATCACGATCACCATCCACGCGGGCTTGCTGACGCCGCGGTGGCGGGTCGCCGGTTGAACGGCGCAATCGACGATCGTGTAGACCCAGAACGCGGTCGCCACGAGCGCCAGGATCAGCAGCAGGCGTGCCATGCAGTGATTCTACCGGCGCTGCCTGGGCGGCGGCCGGGCGCCGGGTGAGGGCGGAGCGGTCGTAGAGTGGTCGTATGCGTGCCCGTTCCGCCCTGGTCTACACGGTGCTGCGTCTCCTCGCTTTCGTGGTGCCGCTCGGCATCCTGCTGCTGTTCCCCGTCTTCCAGGAACTGCCGTGGCTGGCCGCGGTGTTCGCCGCCCTCATCGGTCTGAGCCTGTCGCTGCTGTTCCTGCGACGCCCGCTCGACCAGGTCACCGGCGACCTCGCCGAGCGCCGTGCCGCGCGCCAGGCGAACGACCGCCGCACCGCCGCGGAGCGCGACGCCGACGTCGAGGACGCGGTGGTCGACGCGGCCGGCGATGACCGGCCCGACGCGACGCGCTGAGCCTCAGGCCACGAAGGCCCAGAACAGCACGGCTCCGTACGCGACGGACGTGAAGCTCGTCACCTGCAGCGCCACGATGAGTTCGCGCGGTGACCGGTAGGTCCACACGATGAGGATCGCCGACAGGGCTCCCAGCAGCGCGATGAGCGTCAACCACGCGATGGGGTAGACCAGGGCGAGGAACACCGCGATCCCGAACGGCACCAGGACGAACAGCGTGAACAGCACCTGCGTGGCCCGACGGCCGATGAGCACCGAGAGCGTGCGCTTGCCCGCGAGACGGTCCTGATCGATGTCGCGCAGGTTGTTCGCCAGCAGCAC encodes:
- a CDS encoding PLD nuclease N-terminal domain-containing protein: MARLLLILALVATAFWVYTIVDCAVQPATRHRGVSKPAWMVIVILLPVLGGILWFVIGRGRAGGPVLRRAPDDDPEFLGGLSARARADQDERIRRLEEELAQLDSEGEDPRDSRPAPKPDGDDPGGKPGDDDTRGQRGAVS
- a CDS encoding DUF4229 domain-containing protein, which produces MRARSALVYTVLRLLAFVVPLGILLLFPVFQELPWLAAVFAALIGLSLSLLFLRRPLDQVTGDLAERRAARQANDRRTAAERDADVEDAVVDAAGDDRPDATR